The following coding sequences lie in one Metallumcola ferriviriculae genomic window:
- a CDS encoding glycosyltransferase family 2 protein encodes MIYVLLVALNEEKALPKLFEAILDSFSAGDESYSIVVVDDGSTDATAVITRQYAGRMPITLLQHGVNKGLGAGIRTGLRYIADTADKGDFIVTLDADNTHSPQLMVDMVEEARAGSDIVIASRYALGGKEVGLSLHRRLLSRCASIMLTCCLRIKGVKDYTCGFRLYSAHIIQRAFEFYQDKFITETGFTCMAQILAQLAPFSPKISEVGLVLRYDLKEGASKMKIFRTIGGYFRLLLDHMDLVLAKERGRFSG; translated from the coding sequence ATGATTTACGTATTGCTGGTTGCCTTAAATGAAGAAAAAGCTTTGCCGAAATTATTTGAAGCTATTTTAGATAGTTTTTCGGCCGGGGATGAGTCTTATTCAATTGTTGTGGTGGATGATGGCAGCACCGATGCTACTGCAGTAATTACCAGGCAGTATGCTGGAAGGATGCCCATTACCTTGTTGCAGCATGGGGTAAACAAGGGGCTGGGCGCCGGAATACGTACCGGTTTGAGATACATCGCCGATACGGCCGATAAAGGTGATTTTATAGTCACTCTTGATGCGGACAACACTCACAGTCCTCAACTGATGGTGGATATGGTGGAGGAGGCGCGGGCCGGAAGTGATATCGTAATCGCATCAAGATACGCCTTAGGAGGAAAAGAGGTGGGGCTTTCGCTGCATAGAAGATTGCTCAGTCGATGTGCCAGTATCATGTTGACCTGCTGCTTACGCATTAAGGGGGTAAAAGACTATACCTGTGGTTTTCGACTTTATTCTGCCCATATTATTCAACGGGCGTTTGAGTTTTACCAGGACAAGTTTATCACCGAAACCGGCTTCACATGTATGGCACAAATTCTCGCCCAGTTAGCCCCGTTTTCTCCCAAAATATCTGAGGTTGGTTTGGTACTGCGGTACGACCTTAAAGAAGGAGCCAGCAAAATGAAAATTTTTAGGACTATTGGCGGTTACTTCCGATTGCTGTTAGATCATATGGATTTAGTATTAGCAAAAGAAAGGGGCAGGTTCAGTGGCTAA
- a CDS encoding TIGR03111 family XrtG-associated glycosyltransferase: MTKEFLWNFIIFWGIWLLIPMMLDGVIAAKHIIFSWRMLRKEQREDKDLSISYYPRVSIVVPVHNSEGTLHACLTSIFAQNYPRERIEVFLIDNGSSDDSFRVFNRFSNAHGGLCLRWVRIEEAGKAKALNSGVFLGNSEIIINLDSDAQIGPNVVLETVHAMFLNDQVAGATGAILIDHKQINKKSLGLRLLQHCELLEYLEAFFVGRKYQSHRNRLFTLAGAFSCFNRRSLLNTHLYDSNSISEDTKMTFELRMRNDQQKLIFMDKAKIYLEPISSWAKLYSQRVRWQRGELEVISSYTELYKGSVLKLIRSFASRMLFIDHTLMFPRIVWTVLTPLLVFVGYPLELILLANFFVYLMYLFIDANYLLVAYFYLDKEYRAYLREHCWVIIFMPVFRFIVFWFRVAAMIHAITEPAQWNAENPVAQTRRALRGLGKFVFRVLGRNKSSA; encoded by the coding sequence ATGACTAAAGAATTTTTATGGAATTTCATCATTTTTTGGGGTATTTGGCTGCTCATTCCCATGATGCTGGATGGGGTGATAGCCGCCAAACATATTATTTTTTCCTGGCGCATGTTGAGAAAGGAGCAGCGTGAGGATAAAGATTTGAGCATTAGTTACTATCCCCGGGTGTCGATAGTAGTGCCGGTGCATAATTCTGAAGGAACACTGCATGCCTGCCTGACATCAATTTTTGCACAAAATTACCCTCGTGAGCGAATCGAGGTGTTTTTGATAGATAATGGCAGCAGTGACGATAGTTTTCGCGTTTTTAACCGGTTTTCCAACGCACATGGTGGTCTCTGCCTGCGCTGGGTGAGGATCGAGGAGGCAGGAAAAGCAAAAGCGCTCAACTCCGGTGTTTTTTTGGGTAACAGCGAAATCATCATCAATTTGGATTCCGATGCTCAGATCGGCCCTAATGTGGTGCTGGAAACTGTTCATGCGATGTTTCTTAATGATCAAGTCGCCGGTGCTACCGGAGCTATCCTGATAGATCATAAGCAGATTAATAAGAAGTCGCTTGGGCTGAGGCTGCTGCAGCATTGTGAACTGCTTGAATACTTGGAAGCCTTTTTTGTGGGCAGGAAATACCAATCTCACAGAAATAGATTGTTTACCTTGGCCGGCGCGTTTTCTTGTTTTAACAGGAGGTCGCTGCTTAACACTCATTTATATGATTCTAACTCAATTTCTGAGGATACAAAGATGACTTTTGAGCTGCGCATGCGCAACGACCAGCAGAAACTTATTTTTATGGATAAAGCAAAGATATACTTGGAGCCGATTTCTTCTTGGGCTAAGCTTTATTCTCAAAGGGTGCGCTGGCAGAGAGGAGAACTGGAAGTAATAAGTTCTTATACGGAACTTTACAAGGGCAGCGTCCTAAAATTAATCCGCTCCTTTGCCTCCAGAATGCTCTTTATCGACCATACCTTGATGTTTCCCAGAATAGTGTGGACGGTGCTGACGCCGCTCTTGGTATTTGTCGGTTACCCTTTAGAGCTAATTCTTTTGGCTAACTTCTTTGTCTATCTGATGTATTTGTTCATTGATGCCAATTACCTGCTGGTAGCCTATTTCTATCTCGACAAAGAGTACCGGGCGTATCTTCGGGAGCACTGCTGGGTGATTATCTTTATGCCCGTTTTCCGCTTCATTGTGTTTTGGTTTCGTGTCGCGGCCATGATACATGCTATCACCGAACCCGCCCAGTGGAATGCGGAGAACCCGGTGGCCCAGACGCGGCGGGCACTGCGCGGCCTAGGTAAATTTGTTTTCAGAGTGCTGGGTAGAAATAAGAGCTCGGCATAG
- a CDS encoding 6-pyruvoyl-tetrahydropterin synthase-related protein, with protein sequence MQMYLNISFFLSAEHWIVIDGKKGQPHTHIWEISAKIASESFNGTDLGTGFTEVESVVRKYLSYYEGKTLNLLKPFDRFSPSTENLGLYFSQGIKGKLAEHGFVLMELAISESPTRGFVVTGLQEDAGFIGGALPDEFYQQHQGPVDTEPAGSAAVVVSGEDVLEDAAQEAAATDEEKMEDEEEDTQQGDNLESAAVEEGKTVWRVFWALLVIFCVNLLIYYPVLFTKAQLPWGSDSMGHVFKAEYLYQAIMQGDWFPRYLADWYNGIDPFRYWAPLPYYVLALVRFFTGDMVRAVNLFLFIVSFVGSGSWLLFRNRLTLVHSVALALIWVVVPENLRVGFSEGNVPRMLALMFLPLLIYLVLAIQNSEKRGIKIVALAATVSLIILSHAMMGALFLITLTLYLFLIMLFGGTSFKDFIRTVGVFVVGILLTCWWLVPSLVGGITGVNAEAATDTMRYFSPVVRLNPWERLHNYDAFYFGISYFVLALAALFQWSRKKVYQKAALVLGLLVFAASTTYFRPIYNQLPFHHLLWPDRATSAGIALLLLGIVEVPDISSLIDRRQLKRALIPILVVMLLFADGYMSTRLITARESIPSSLDRALTAAVDANAGFKVAMLDLSGEGSMPSYLISEKHQRGQIFGWAWQGAETGQNIVLLNTALQHGWYDYLFDRLIEMGATSLIVKEELLTDRDLFRAKAADFGFRFVEEFDGLSGYVKDGTPYLVSADYQILGIGRFAPNLAMIFPQIKLGAFAEVDKYSLAELKQYKTLLLSGFDWLSKKAAEELILDYANSGGRVLVDLTGAPKDVFSKRTSFLGVVAEPVIMREQPLISVSDRAVRLRSLPPEHLPWKTFVLEGMDKVSSLVTYYNQQRPIEGYKMYQDTNIYFMGLNLPYYAFLTEDPEVLNMLGSILHAEPGRTVVRDIVPLDIFEPNSGGVHLSFNLPAELSNDWMVIPMAYLDSMEIKSNSPADVEVGRLHNLIEFKGKAGDYRMEIINHWPQATKAGGLMSLLGVMLLAMLLSGRRIPFLVKAVKRTTGLTVLLLLMVLVLVPQSALAADAINLDGEFDDWLNMPHVDDPEGDVRNVSQMSYTAGDTRRVYWGTNDGESKLYFSFKRYPSTVKQDQNLKMSGKIIFDINNNGSYMDDADKVGYFQYNPNSGKVRVRLYRNEPLSDAPLWKDIGNWGEKGKGLQFEFYFPFDELGIIANQPIRFYAMTSFIKNDVPKQNDEWVLDPNFDDFYLYKHDFDIIPNRGAGGEIRDIQITPVPALGYFLLLVFVVVAVAGGIITIQKKKPVSWKN encoded by the coding sequence ATGCAGATGTACCTTAATATATCGTTTTTCCTATCTGCGGAACATTGGATAGTGATTGACGGCAAAAAAGGACAACCGCATACTCACATATGGGAAATCAGTGCGAAAATTGCCAGTGAGAGTTTTAATGGTACTGACCTGGGAACTGGATTTACAGAAGTAGAATCTGTGGTCAGGAAGTATCTTTCCTATTATGAAGGAAAAACCCTCAATTTATTAAAGCCATTTGACCGGTTTAGCCCTTCCACAGAGAATCTTGGCTTGTATTTTTCTCAAGGTATCAAGGGGAAGCTTGCTGAGCACGGTTTTGTTCTGATGGAATTAGCCATCAGCGAATCCCCCACCCGAGGCTTTGTGGTAACGGGACTCCAAGAAGATGCGGGCTTCATCGGTGGTGCATTGCCTGATGAATTTTACCAACAGCATCAGGGCCCGGTGGATACGGAGCCGGCGGGAAGCGCAGCAGTAGTAGTATCCGGCGAAGATGTACTTGAGGATGCGGCACAAGAGGCAGCTGCTACTGATGAAGAAAAAATGGAAGATGAGGAAGAAGATACGCAGCAGGGTGATAATCTGGAGTCTGCGGCTGTAGAAGAAGGAAAAACTGTTTGGCGGGTATTTTGGGCTTTATTAGTTATATTTTGCGTTAATCTCCTGATATATTATCCGGTATTATTCACCAAGGCTCAGCTGCCGTGGGGCTCAGACTCTATGGGGCACGTATTTAAGGCGGAGTATTTATACCAAGCTATCATGCAGGGTGATTGGTTTCCGCGTTATTTGGCAGATTGGTATAACGGTATTGATCCGTTTCGTTACTGGGCGCCGCTTCCTTATTATGTGCTTGCGCTGGTAAGATTTTTTACCGGGGATATGGTCAGGGCGGTGAATTTATTTTTGTTTATCGTTAGTTTTGTGGGCAGCGGCAGCTGGCTGCTTTTTCGTAACAGGTTGACGCTGGTTCATTCAGTTGCACTAGCTCTGATTTGGGTGGTGGTACCTGAAAACCTGCGGGTAGGTTTTTCTGAAGGTAATGTTCCGCGTATGTTGGCTCTCATGTTTTTGCCTCTCTTAATATATCTCGTTCTTGCTATCCAAAACTCTGAAAAAAGGGGCATAAAGATAGTTGCATTGGCTGCTACGGTCAGCCTTATTATTCTGTCCCACGCGATGATGGGTGCTTTATTCCTGATTACTCTTACCTTATATTTATTTCTTATTATGCTGTTTGGTGGTACATCCTTTAAGGATTTCATACGCACGGTTGGTGTCTTTGTTGTCGGTATTTTACTGACTTGCTGGTGGCTTGTACCTAGCTTAGTTGGTGGTATTACCGGGGTAAATGCCGAGGCCGCCACTGACACCATGCGGTACTTTTCCCCGGTGGTTCGGCTAAATCCTTGGGAGCGTTTACATAATTACGATGCCTTTTACTTTGGCATCAGTTATTTTGTTTTAGCCCTTGCTGCGTTGTTTCAGTGGTCCAGGAAAAAAGTTTATCAAAAGGCAGCCCTGGTGCTGGGGTTATTGGTTTTTGCCGCTTCTACCACTTATTTTCGGCCAATATATAACCAACTGCCGTTTCATCATTTGCTGTGGCCTGATCGGGCAACATCGGCGGGAATTGCCTTATTACTGCTAGGTATTGTGGAAGTGCCGGATATAAGCAGCCTTATCGATAGGAGACAGCTGAAGCGGGCGCTCATTCCCATCCTTGTTGTGATGCTCTTATTTGCTGATGGCTACATGTCCACCAGGTTAATCACTGCGAGAGAAAGTATTCCTAGCAGCCTAGACCGGGCGTTGACAGCGGCGGTGGATGCGAATGCCGGCTTCAAGGTGGCCATGCTTGACCTAAGCGGGGAAGGGTCAATGCCTTCGTACCTGATATCGGAAAAACATCAGCGGGGGCAGATATTTGGCTGGGCTTGGCAGGGAGCTGAGACCGGGCAAAATATCGTCTTATTAAATACTGCGCTGCAGCACGGTTGGTATGACTATCTTTTTGATCGTTTGATTGAAATGGGTGCTACCAGCTTGATTGTAAAGGAAGAATTATTGACAGACCGGGATCTTTTTCGGGCGAAAGCAGCAGATTTTGGTTTTCGCTTCGTGGAGGAATTTGATGGGTTGTCTGGCTATGTCAAAGATGGGACGCCATATCTAGTGTCTGCTGATTATCAGATTCTTGGCATTGGGCGGTTTGCACCTAATCTGGCGATGATATTTCCGCAGATTAAGCTCGGCGCTTTTGCTGAGGTGGATAAATATAGTTTGGCGGAGCTAAAGCAGTATAAAACCTTGCTGCTGTCGGGTTTTGACTGGTTATCAAAAAAAGCTGCCGAGGAGCTGATACTTGATTATGCCAACAGTGGCGGTAGAGTGTTAGTAGATTTGACCGGTGCACCGAAAGATGTATTTTCTAAACGAACTTCTTTTTTGGGTGTGGTGGCCGAGCCGGTAATTATGCGTGAGCAGCCGTTGATCAGTGTTAGTGACAGAGCGGTAAGATTGCGCAGCCTGCCGCCGGAGCACTTACCGTGGAAGACCTTTGTGTTGGAGGGGATGGATAAGGTATCATCCCTGGTAACCTATTATAACCAACAGCGGCCAATAGAAGGATATAAAATGTATCAAGATACCAACATCTATTTTATGGGGTTAAACCTGCCCTACTATGCCTTTCTTACTGAGGACCCGGAAGTGCTGAATATGCTGGGCAGCATATTGCATGCGGAACCGGGGCGCACGGTGGTGCGGGACATTGTACCGCTGGATATCTTTGAGCCGAACAGCGGCGGGGTGCATTTGAGTTTTAATTTGCCCGCTGAATTGAGCAACGACTGGATGGTCATTCCGATGGCATATCTGGACAGCATGGAAATTAAATCTAACAGCCCGGCGGATGTTGAAGTTGGCAGGCTGCATAACTTGATTGAATTTAAGGGGAAGGCAGGGGATTACCGGATGGAGATTATTAACCATTGGCCGCAGGCAACTAAGGCCGGGGGACTGATGTCGCTGCTGGGTGTGATGCTCTTGGCGATGCTTTTATCAGGCAGGCGGATTCCTTTTTTGGTTAAGGCTGTGAAACGTACCACCGGGCTGACAGTGTTGTTGCTGTTGATGGTACTGGTGCTGGTTCCTCAGTCTGCCCTGGCCGCGGATGCTATCAACCTGGACGGGGAATTTGATGATTGGCTTAATATGCCTCATGTGGACGACCCTGAGGGCGATGTGCGCAATGTTTCCCAGATGTCCTATACTGCCGGGGATACCAGGCGTGTATATTGGGGCACCAATGACGGGGAGTCGAAGCTTTACTTTAGCTTTAAGCGATATCCTTCCACGGTAAAGCAGGACCAGAATCTAAAGATGTCCGGCAAGATTATCTTTGATATTAATAATAATGGTAGCTATATGGACGATGCGGACAAAGTAGGTTATTTTCAGTATAACCCCAACTCCGGCAAGGTGAGGGTGCGCCTTTACCGAAATGAGCCGCTCAGCGATGCACCGCTTTGGAAAGATATCGGCAACTGGGGTGAGAAGGGGAAAGGCCTACAGTTTGAATTTTATTTTCCTTTTGATGAACTGGGTATCATAGCTAACCAGCCTATTCGCTTTTATGCCATGACGTCCTTTATTAAAAATGATGTTCCCAAGCAAAATGATGAATGGGTACTGGACCCCAATTTTGACGATTTTTACTTATATAAGCACGACTTTGACATTATACCCAACCGGGGCGCCGGCGGTGAAATACGCGATATTCAGATAACACCTGTTCCGGCGCTGGGATATTTCTTGTTACTGGTGTTTGTGGTGGTAGCTGTCGCAGGTGGGATAATCACTATTCAGAAAAAGAAGCCGGTTTCATGGAAAAATTAA
- a CDS encoding long-chain-fatty-acid--CoA ligase translates to MSKNFNRPWHRFYSEGVSPSLDYPKKALPGMLEEISAQYGDVDAYIFYGKKTTYKEYNEQVGRFATALSRLGVNKGDRVAIMAPNSPYYMISYYAVLKLGAIVVQTNPMYTEREVSHQLKDSGAETMIVYDALFPTVAAAKPQSSLNNIIVFSLGEEKTIEGEDVHRFDTLIVASPNDPPQVDINLAEDVAVLQYTGGTTGTAKGAMLTHQNILYNAHMIKCWDPDMQMATDRGLAVLPLFHSYGMTCVMNAGVLLAATGILVPRFEPQEILKLIQGYKPTMFHGVPTMYAALLQQPNFKDFDTSSIRLCNSGGAALPIEVHKNFVNATGASLFEGYGLSEASPVTHANPLDNNRVGTIGIPFPDTDCKVVDLATGEEVPVGERGELIIKGPQVMKGYWNMPEENAASLKDGWLYTGDIAIVDEDGYFSIVDRKKEMIIAGGYNIYPREVEEVLYECPGVVEAAVAGVPDQYRGETVWAFVVTKEGSNLTEQEIIKFCRDKMASYKAPRKVQFMGELPKTAVGKILRRKLSEQAKAVVEG, encoded by the coding sequence GTGTCCAAAAACTTTAATCGCCCGTGGCATAGGTTTTATTCTGAGGGGGTTAGCCCGTCTCTGGATTATCCCAAGAAAGCTCTGCCGGGAATGTTGGAAGAGATTTCAGCGCAATATGGTGATGTGGATGCGTATATCTTTTACGGTAAAAAAACGACATACAAGGAATATAATGAACAGGTAGGGCGGTTTGCCACTGCGCTTTCCCGCTTGGGAGTGAACAAAGGGGATCGGGTAGCCATCATGGCCCCTAATTCTCCCTATTATATGATCAGTTATTACGCTGTTTTGAAACTCGGCGCTATAGTTGTTCAAACTAATCCGATGTATACTGAACGAGAAGTGAGCCACCAGCTTAAAGATTCCGGGGCGGAAACAATGATTGTCTATGATGCTTTGTTTCCCACGGTGGCAGCGGCAAAGCCACAATCTTCATTAAATAATATTATCGTCTTTTCTTTGGGAGAAGAAAAGACGATTGAAGGGGAAGATGTTCACCGCTTCGACACCTTGATAGTCGCATCACCCAATGACCCGCCTCAGGTGGATATTAACTTGGCGGAAGATGTGGCTGTTTTGCAATATACCGGCGGCACTACAGGTACTGCCAAAGGGGCTATGCTTACTCACCAAAACATCTTGTATAATGCACATATGATTAAATGTTGGGACCCGGATATGCAAATGGCTACAGATCGCGGCTTGGCAGTACTGCCATTATTCCATTCTTACGGTATGACCTGCGTTATGAATGCAGGAGTGTTACTGGCGGCTACGGGAATATTGGTCCCGCGTTTTGAGCCTCAGGAAATTCTGAAACTGATTCAAGGATACAAGCCAACTATGTTTCACGGCGTACCCACTATGTACGCTGCGCTGCTGCAGCAGCCGAATTTTAAGGATTTTGATACTTCTTCCATTCGTTTATGTAACAGTGGCGGGGCGGCACTGCCGATAGAAGTGCATAAAAACTTTGTTAATGCCACCGGTGCATCTCTCTTCGAAGGATATGGTTTGTCTGAGGCATCGCCGGTGACGCACGCTAATCCGTTAGATAATAATAGGGTGGGAACCATTGGCATTCCATTTCCCGATACGGACTGTAAAGTTGTGGATCTTGCTACAGGGGAGGAAGTACCCGTGGGTGAGCGGGGTGAACTGATCATCAAAGGTCCCCAAGTGATGAAGGGTTATTGGAATATGCCGGAGGAAAACGCAGCATCGTTAAAGGATGGCTGGCTCTATACCGGTGATATTGCAATAGTAGATGAAGACGGTTATTTCTCCATTGTGGATCGCAAGAAGGAAATGATTATTGCCGGCGGTTATAATATTTATCCCCGGGAGGTTGAGGAAGTACTCTACGAATGTCCCGGTGTTGTGGAGGCCGCTGTGGCCGGTGTTCCTGATCAATACCGAGGGGAAACGGTGTGGGCCTTTGTGGTAACCAAAGAGGGATCCAACTTGACGGAGCAAGAAATTATCAAGTTCTGCAGGGATAAAATGGCTTCTTACAAGGCGCCGCGTAAAGTACAGTTTATGGGTGAACTGCCCAAGACCGCAGTAGGAAAAATCCTGCGGCGTAAACTTTCAGAACAGGCTAAGGCAGTTGTAGAAGGGTAG
- the deoC gene encoding deoxyribose-phosphate aldolase, producing MTKNEMAKMIDHTLLKAEAAADAVKKLCQEAAGNNFASVCINPSYVKLASLELAESDVDVCTVIGFPLGATTWQAKAFEAKQAVTDGAAEVDMVINVGALKSGMVELVEQEIKAVVKAAGADVLVKVIIETCYLTDEEKVAACKAAKQAGADFVKTSTGFGTGGATEADIKLMRDTVGPEMGVKASGGVRTYQDATTMINAGATRIGASAGIKIISEME from the coding sequence ATGACAAAAAATGAGATGGCAAAAATGATTGACCATACCTTATTAAAAGCTGAAGCAGCAGCAGATGCAGTTAAGAAATTATGTCAAGAAGCGGCGGGTAATAACTTCGCTTCTGTGTGTATTAACCCCTCATATGTGAAATTAGCGTCACTAGAGTTGGCAGAAAGTGATGTCGATGTCTGTACGGTAATTGGCTTTCCACTGGGAGCGACTACCTGGCAGGCCAAAGCATTCGAAGCGAAACAGGCGGTGACAGACGGTGCGGCAGAAGTAGATATGGTGATAAATGTCGGCGCGCTAAAAAGCGGCATGGTTGAGCTGGTGGAGCAGGAAATTAAAGCGGTAGTTAAGGCAGCAGGGGCCGATGTTCTTGTCAAAGTAATTATCGAAACTTGTTACTTAACCGATGAAGAAAAAGTGGCTGCCTGCAAAGCCGCCAAACAGGCCGGCGCAGACTTTGTTAAGACCAGTACCGGTTTTGGCACCGGTGGCGCCACCGAAGCAGATATCAAGCTGATGCGTGATACCGTGGGACCAGAAATGGGCGTAAAAGCATCCGGCGGCGTGCGTACCTATCAGGATGCAACGACCATGATTAACGCCGGCGCCACCCGCATCGGCGCTAGTGCGGGAATTAAGATAATATCCGAAATGGAATAA
- the xrtG gene encoding exosortase family protein XrtG produces the protein MEKLTLFLPIIVVWLAILLFFYIYRIRVFYFIWGSVGLALIMAFMLQNTTVEYRLSQLAIGILTSINQMLGIPVVPFQAAGTILMTGTQISGYTSLEVGTECSGLLEISVYLGLAVFYPVLRRQKKVYALVVGSALIFIINIVRVELIIAAVYYWGRNAIFIAHTILGRGVFFLLMLMLYWFFFTKRTMFFLNKQGN, from the coding sequence ATGGAAAAATTAACTCTTTTCTTGCCCATAATCGTTGTCTGGCTGGCTATACTGCTTTTCTTTTATATCTATAGGATAAGGGTGTTTTACTTTATCTGGGGTTCAGTAGGTTTGGCGCTGATTATGGCTTTTATGTTGCAAAACACCACGGTGGAATACCGCCTCAGTCAATTGGCGATTGGTATCTTGACCAGTATCAATCAGATGTTGGGTATTCCTGTGGTACCTTTTCAAGCGGCGGGTACTATCCTGATGACCGGCACGCAAATCAGCGGCTATACTTCGCTTGAAGTGGGTACTGAGTGTTCGGGGCTGTTGGAAATCAGCGTTTATCTGGGATTGGCAGTTTTTTATCCGGTGCTCCGCAGGCAGAAGAAGGTATATGCTCTGGTTGTGGGCAGCGCTTTAATTTTTATCATCAACATTGTTCGGGTAGAGCTGATAATAGCGGCTGTTTATTACTGGGGTAGGAATGCCATCTTTATTGCCCATACCATTTTAGGCCGGGGTGTATTTTTCTTGTTGATGCTGATGCTGTATTGGTTTTTCTTTACCAAAAGGACAATGTTCTTTTTAAATAAACAAGGAAATTAG
- a CDS encoding substrate-binding domain-containing protein — MFNKKLIILLMVTLLAMTLVAGCSGDKAPEGDVADNGAEEQLVIGFSQVTLDSPFYVALMEAAEAKADEMGAKLVYVDAQNDIAKQNKDVQDLITRGIDILLLNAVNPSGVAPAIKAAEEAGIPVIAVDRPAQGEVATFVGRDNKAMGKLAGELAVDLLGGVGAAEGKVIEIQGAAGGQVMMDRRDGFHEPLEQEAGVEIVQSPYADYVRANAVTAFQDLLQANPDVNLVYAHNDDMALGAYQVLEQNDMLGDVKIIGVDGLMEAIQKMETGNYHGTVLNDPGYLGEVAVETALGVLDGEEYPEFVDAGTSLITPDNAADYINPDLVFASKQ, encoded by the coding sequence ATGTTTAATAAGAAATTGATTATTCTACTGATGGTAACTTTACTAGCAATGACGTTAGTGGCGGGTTGCTCTGGTGACAAGGCACCTGAAGGAGATGTTGCAGACAATGGCGCAGAGGAACAGCTTGTTATTGGTTTTTCCCAGGTAACTTTGGATTCTCCTTTCTATGTAGCATTGATGGAAGCTGCAGAAGCAAAGGCTGATGAAATGGGTGCCAAGCTGGTATATGTAGACGCGCAAAATGATATCGCAAAACAGAACAAGGACGTGCAGGACTTGATTACCCGTGGGATCGACATCCTGTTGTTAAATGCAGTTAACCCCTCAGGTGTTGCTCCGGCAATCAAGGCTGCGGAGGAAGCAGGCATTCCGGTAATTGCAGTTGACCGTCCGGCACAAGGTGAAGTAGCTACTTTCGTGGGCCGTGACAATAAAGCTATGGGTAAATTAGCTGGTGAGCTGGCCGTTGATTTGTTAGGCGGCGTAGGCGCAGCTGAAGGTAAGGTTATTGAAATCCAAGGCGCTGCCGGTGGTCAGGTTATGATGGATCGTCGTGACGGTTTCCATGAGCCGCTTGAGCAGGAAGCCGGTGTTGAAATTGTTCAAAGTCCTTACGCTGATTACGTTCGTGCTAACGCAGTGACTGCATTCCAGGATTTACTGCAAGCGAATCCTGATGTAAACTTAGTTTATGCTCATAATGACGACATGGCTTTAGGTGCGTACCAGGTTCTTGAGCAGAATGATATGCTTGGTGATGTTAAAATTATCGGTGTTGATGGTTTGATGGAAGCTATCCAAAAAATGGAGACCGGCAACTATCATGGTACTGTCTTAAATGACCCCGGTTACTTGGGTGAAGTGGCTGTAGAAACTGCACTGGGAGTATTAGACGGAGAGGAATATCCTGAATTCGTAGATGCAGGTACTTCTTTAATTACACCTGATAATGCAGCAGACTATATCAATCCTGATTTAGTATTTGCAAGTAAGCAGTAA
- a CDS encoding EamA family transporter: protein MANLLVILLSVVFGSVGQVLIKMGMKKFGSISAVDIWAKLLQVFLIPEIPLGFICFGISAVLWLAVLSKTELSYAYPLVSLNYVFILLLSAWLFKEHISLFRVTGLLFILAGVTFISRS, encoded by the coding sequence GTGGCTAATTTGCTGGTTATTCTATTATCAGTTGTTTTCGGTTCAGTCGGGCAAGTGTTAATCAAAATGGGCATGAAAAAATTCGGCTCCATTTCCGCCGTTGACATCTGGGCTAAACTGCTCCAGGTGTTCCTAATACCAGAAATTCCCCTGGGGTTTATATGTTTTGGCATCAGCGCTGTCCTCTGGCTAGCGGTCCTGTCCAAAACCGAACTGAGCTACGCCTATCCCCTTGTCAGTTTGAATTATGTTTTTATCTTACTGCTCTCCGCGTGGTTATTTAAGGAACATATTTCTCTCTTTCGTGTGACTGGGTTGCTTTTTATATTAGCGGGTGTGACGTTTATTTCAAGAAGCTAA